AGTGAGATTGTGGCACTCCTTCACCACGCTCTGAGATCCTGATCCGCCTGCGGCGAAAAACGCGGTGGGCGGATCAATTCGTTATCCCTCCGCGCGCCAAATTCAGCTAATGAGGGACGCGGCAATCGTTCCGCCTTCCCGCGAGCATTCCGCAATCCGATCCGTCTCGCCGGAACGTGGTACGATGCAGCTTTACCTCCCCATTGCGGATCTTCCGGTCAATGTGTTCCTGGTGCTCGCGATGGGCGCCGCGGTCGGTTTCGTCTCGGGCATGTTCGGGATCGGCGGCGGATTCTTGATGACGCCGCTCCTGATCTTCATCGGAATTGCGCCCGCGGTCGCGGTCGCTTCCGTCGCGAGCCACATCGCGGCCTCGTCCTTTTCCGGCGCGATCTCCTATTGGCGGCGGCGCGCGATCGATCCGGCGCTCGCAACCGTCCTGTTATGCGGCGGCGTGACGGGCACCGCGCTCGGGGTGTGGACCTTCACGCAGCTCCGCGCGCTCGGCCAGCTCGACCTGATGATCGCGCTTTCCTATGTGGTGCTGCTCACGACCGTGGGCAGCCTGATGTTCTCGGAAGGCCTGCGCGCGATGATGCGGACGCGGCGCGGCGCCGTGCCGCCGCGGCGCACGCACAGCTGGATCCACGGCCTGCCGCTGAAGATGCGCTTCAAGCGCTCGAAGATCTATTTGTCGGTGATCCCCGTCGTCGTGGTCGGCATCATCATCGGCTTCATCGGCGCCATCATGGGCATCGGTGGCGGCTTCATCCTGGTGCCGATCATGATCTATCTGTTGCGGGTGCCGACTTCGACCGTGATTGGAACGTCGATGATCCTGACGCTGGTCACGATGCTGTTCGCCACCATGCTGCATGCGGTGACCAATCATCTCGTCGACGCGGTGCTGGCGCTGATCCTGATGGTCGGCGGCGTCACCGGCGCGCAGTTCGGCGCCCGCGCCGGACAGAAGATCCGCGGCGAGCAGTTGCGGCTGCTCTTGGGCCTGTTGATCCTCGCCGTCGGATTGCGCTTCGCCGTCGAGCTCGTGATCCGTCCCGAAGACCTCTTCACCATCCGCGAAATCGGAGTGACGGGATGATCGCACGTGCAATCATTGCGAATTTCCTGGCTGCTCTCCTGATGCTGCTGCTCGGCGGCGCCGCGCGCGCCGAGCGGCTGATCGTCTCGGTCTCCAACCACCGCGTCACCGTGACGCCGAACTATTCCGGCGAGGAGCTTGTGCTGTTCGGCTCGGTGGAGAGGGACGCGGCGACGCCTGCGAATCGCAACGCCTACGATCTCGTCGTCACCGTGCTGGGCCCGCGCGCCGACATGGTGACGCGGCGCAAGGAACGAAAGTTCGGCATCTGGATCAACACCGACTACCGGCAATTCTTGCAGGTGCCGAGCTATCTCGCGCTGTTCGCCAATCGCCCCTTCGACCAGATCACCTCGCCCGAGATCGCGCGGCGCCAACAGATCGGGCTCAACAACGTGCGGCTGACCCAACGCGTCGGCACCGATTATGCCGACGTGGTGCCGGACGACGCGTTCCGCAGCGCCTTCATCCGGCTGCGCACGCAGCGCGGGCTCTATCGCGAGGATCCGTCCGCGGTCACGTTCCTGACACCGACGCTGTTCCGCACCGGCATTCCGCTGCCCGCCGAAGTGCCGATCGGGACCTATGAGGTGGAAATCAAACTGTTCGCGAGCGGTGCGCTCGTGACCAAGACGGAGACGGCATTCGAGATCGTCAAGGTCGGCTTCGAGCAGTTCGTCGCCGGCAGCGCGCGGCAGAACGGATTGATCTACGGCCTCGTCACCGCCGCCCTGGCGCTGATGTGCGGCTGGGCCGCGTCGATCGTGTTCCGGAAGGACTAACCACGAACTCCGTCATTGCGAGCGAAGCGAAGCAATCCAGAATCTTTCCGCGGAAACAGTCTGGATTGCTTCGTCGCTTCGCTCCTCGCAATGACGGGTGGTGACAGCTATGCGCGCGATCACGGCGCCTCGATCACCGTCGGCACGCCGGGCTCGAGCAGGCGCAGGCGCGGGCCGAAGCCGAGCACGTCGAAGGACTTGCGCAGGTCCTCGCCGTTCTGGCGGAAATGCGCCCAGCCTTCGGTATGCACGGGCACGATCACCGCATCGGGAAAAGCGCGCGCGGTCTCGATCGTGTCGTTGGTGTCCATGGTGAGATGGAACGGTCCACGCGTCTGCGCGGCGCCGGCAAACGGCAGCACCACGCCGCAATCGAAACGGCGCGCCACCTCCGCAACGCCGTCGAACCAGGTGGTGTCACCGCTGATATAGATCGAGCGGCTATCCGTGTTGCTGGATGACACCACGAAGCCGATGACGTCGCCCGATAGCGGCTCGATGCCGGCCGGACCGTGGCGCGCCGGCGTCGCGGTGATGGTCAGCCTGTTGCCGTCGCGATCCCTGACCTGCGTCGTATCCCAGGGCGCAAGGCCTTCGACGTGACCGCCGAGCCGCTTGGCGCCGGCCTCCGTCGTCAGCACGCGCTTCACCTTGAAGAGAAGTTCGCGACCGGAATTGTCGAGATTGTCCGAGTGCTGGTCGTGGCTGAGCAGCACCGCATCGACCGGGCCGATCGCATCCGCTTTCAGCGCGGGGCCGATCGTCTTCTCCAGCTTCACATGCGGCAGCTGATAGGCGCCCGGACCATCGAAGGTCGGATCGGTGAGGAGGCGGAAGCCGTCGATCTCGATCAGCGCAGTCGGGCCGCCGATCAGGGTGATGGAAATGGGCATGACGGACTCCTGTTACGAGACGGGCTTGGTCGCGGTGGATTGCGCGGGACGCGTCACCAGGTAGATGCCGACCGCCACCGGAACGATGCCGAGGAGATCGCGCGCCTCGACATGCTCCCCCAACACCAGGAACGCGAACAGCATGCCGAGTGGCGGCATCAGGAAATGATAGGCGCTGGCAGCGGTCGCGCCACACACTTTCAGGAGATGGAACCAGAGCAAATAAGCGAGGATCGAACCGCCGAGCACCAGGAAGGCGAAGGCACTGATGAGGCCGGGCGTGTACTGGACCGCGTGGACGTCAGCGAACGTCAGCGCGATCGGCGTGAGCACGATGCCGGCTGCCATGTTCTGGATGCCGTTGCCGATCCACAAGCTACCCCTCGGCGCGAACAGCTTGAACAAAATGGTGGCGGCGACGATGGAGGCGAGCGAGGCCAGCGTGAACATGATTCCGTGCAGGCTGTCGGTGCCAACCGCGAGGCGATGCCAGACGATGAGGGTGACCCCAGAGACGCCGAGCAAGAGGCCAGTCGCCTTGCGCCAGGTCATGCCCT
This genomic interval from Bradyrhizobium sp. CB82 contains the following:
- a CDS encoding sulfite exporter TauE/SafE family protein — protein: MQLYLPIADLPVNVFLVLAMGAAVGFVSGMFGIGGGFLMTPLLIFIGIAPAVAVASVASHIAASSFSGAISYWRRRAIDPALATVLLCGGVTGTALGVWTFTQLRALGQLDLMIALSYVVLLTTVGSLMFSEGLRAMMRTRRGAVPPRRTHSWIHGLPLKMRFKRSKIYLSVIPVVVVGIIIGFIGAIMGIGGGFILVPIMIYLLRVPTSTVIGTSMILTLVTMLFATMLHAVTNHLVDAVLALILMVGGVTGAQFGARAGQKIRGEQLRLLLGLLILAVGLRFAVELVIRPEDLFTIREIGVTG
- a CDS encoding TIGR02186 family protein; its protein translation is MIARAIIANFLAALLMLLLGGAARAERLIVSVSNHRVTVTPNYSGEELVLFGSVERDAATPANRNAYDLVVTVLGPRADMVTRRKERKFGIWINTDYRQFLQVPSYLALFANRPFDQITSPEIARRQQIGLNNVRLTQRVGTDYADVVPDDAFRSAFIRLRTQRGLYREDPSAVTFLTPTLFRTGIPLPAEVPIGTYEVEIKLFASGALVTKTETAFEIVKVGFEQFVAGSARQNGLIYGLVTAALALMCGWAASIVFRKD
- a CDS encoding MBL fold metallo-hydrolase codes for the protein MPISITLIGGPTALIEIDGFRLLTDPTFDGPGAYQLPHVKLEKTIGPALKADAIGPVDAVLLSHDQHSDNLDNSGRELLFKVKRVLTTEAGAKRLGGHVEGLAPWDTTQVRDRDGNRLTITATPARHGPAGIEPLSGDVIGFVVSSSNTDSRSIYISGDTTWFDGVAEVARRFDCGVVLPFAGAAQTRGPFHLTMDTNDTIETARAFPDAVIVPVHTEGWAHFRQNGEDLRKSFDVLGFGPRLRLLEPGVPTVIEAP
- a CDS encoding DMT family transporter — protein: MLLAPSIAVPRSRFNPLPLYIGLFCLLWSFAFVAGKIGVTDCPPLILLAARFSLAGILILGVSALRRDAWEMTWRDAAMFAVLGIANNALYLGLGYTGLQSVSAGLGGLIVSANPVFTAALAALLLGEGMTWRKATGLLLGVSGVTLIVWHRLAVGTDSLHGIMFTLASLASIVAATILFKLFAPRGSLWIGNGIQNMAAGIVLTPIALTFADVHAVQYTPGLISAFAFLVLGGSILAYLLWFHLLKVCGATAASAYHFLMPPLGMLFAFLVLGEHVEARDLLGIVPVAVGIYLVTRPAQSTATKPVS